One window from the genome of Pedobacter schmidteae encodes:
- a CDS encoding ATP-binding cassette domain-containing protein, with protein MSQPVVKITNLNLKYRHKPVLQDLNWTINRKENWLLCGTSGSGKTSLAKAIAGLAHSYGNIAIGFDPQSNLPALVYYVANWFQFKDLEGQSNFYYQQRYNKQSTETTASVKAELESFGKKHGLLLDDVDPILSALGFSALKNATLIQLSSGEHKKLQLVKAIWLKPQLLILDLPYNGLDVNSRQNLNTLLEQITEAGTQLILISNEPELPVCIDRMAMIKAGQLIEISAEERNAVEEQETVNKAVPAFLKEAVVTASSPEIIKMIDVNISYGEKRVLKNINWEVKAGEKWVLHGHNGSGKSTLLSLICGDHPQAYANNFHLFGNKRGSGESIWEIKERIGLISPELHWYFDPSATVWQSIVSGFYDSSGLFCDPGYSKKAQTDELIGYFGLDEYKDTLMNELPLGKQRLALLARTIVKNPEILILDEPCQGLDLQQTQHFNQLVDDLCKNGTTLIYVGHFEAQIPGCIEKRILLENGEVKSIETLLEQTMKKNIYTN; from the coding sequence ATGTCACAACCCGTCGTCAAAATAACCAATCTCAATTTAAAGTACCGGCACAAACCTGTATTACAGGATTTGAACTGGACTATAAACCGCAAGGAGAATTGGTTATTATGCGGAACAAGCGGAAGTGGTAAAACTTCATTGGCTAAGGCCATTGCCGGCCTGGCACATAGTTACGGGAATATTGCCATTGGATTTGATCCACAAAGCAATTTGCCCGCATTGGTCTACTACGTAGCCAACTGGTTCCAGTTTAAAGACCTGGAAGGCCAGTCTAATTTCTATTATCAGCAACGTTACAATAAGCAGTCGACCGAGACTACCGCCAGCGTAAAAGCGGAGTTGGAAAGCTTTGGCAAAAAACATGGTCTTTTATTGGACGATGTAGATCCTATCCTTTCCGCCTTAGGATTCTCGGCTTTAAAAAATGCTACCCTCATCCAGTTGTCCAGCGGAGAACATAAAAAATTACAATTGGTTAAAGCCATTTGGTTAAAACCGCAATTGCTGATTTTAGACCTTCCCTACAATGGCCTGGATGTAAATTCCCGTCAAAACCTGAATACTTTACTGGAACAAATCACCGAAGCCGGCACACAGTTAATCTTAATCAGTAACGAGCCGGAATTACCGGTTTGCATTGATCGCATGGCGATGATTAAAGCTGGCCAGTTGATCGAAATTTCTGCTGAAGAACGAAATGCTGTAGAGGAACAGGAAACAGTTAACAAGGCTGTACCGGCATTTTTAAAAGAAGCCGTGGTTACGGCCTCTTCTCCTGAGATCATTAAGATGATTGATGTGAACATCAGTTATGGCGAGAAAAGAGTATTAAAAAACATTAACTGGGAGGTTAAAGCCGGAGAAAAATGGGTACTACACGGCCATAATGGCTCAGGAAAATCCACTTTATTGAGCTTAATCTGTGGCGATCATCCACAAGCTTACGCCAATAACTTTCATTTGTTTGGCAACAAACGCGGAAGTGGCGAGAGCATCTGGGAAATCAAAGAGCGTATTGGTTTAATATCACCCGAGCTCCATTGGTACTTTGACCCGTCGGCTACCGTATGGCAAAGTATTGTTTCGGGATTTTATGATAGCTCGGGCCTGTTTTGTGATCCGGGTTATTCAAAAAAAGCGCAGACAGATGAGCTGATTGGCTATTTCGGTCTGGATGAATATAAGGATACCCTGATGAATGAATTGCCTTTGGGCAAACAGCGACTGGCCCTGCTGGCCAGAACGATTGTAAAAAACCCGGAGATACTGATCCTGGATGAACCTTGCCAGGGATTAGATCTGCAGCAAACACAACATTTTAATCAGCTGGTAGATGACTTATGTAAAAATGGGACCACACTGATTTATGTTGGTCATTTTGAAGCGCAGATACCGGGCTGCATTGAGAAAAGAATTTTATTAGAAAACGGCGAAGTAAAATCCATAGAAACGCTTTTGGAGCAAACTATGAAGAAGAATATCTATACTAACTAA